One window from the genome of Thermaerobacter marianensis DSM 12885 encodes:
- the obgE gene encoding GTPase ObgE, giving the protein MTPLPDFVDEAEIYVEAGTGGNGAVSFRREKYVPRGGPDGGDGGRGGDVILVVDPALTTLADLRYRRHYRAGRGGHGEGGNRHGRRGEDCYVPVPPGTVVRDRDTGAILADLADPDQRVVVARGGRGGRGNARFATPRRKAPRLAEKGEPGERRWLKLELRLLADVGLVGWPNAGKSSLLARISAARPKVAAYPFTTLAPNLGVVQRGPGRSFVVADIPGLIEGAHQGVGLGHEFLRHVQRTRVLVYVVDAAATEGRDPQQDLATLRDELEAYEASLLERPGVVAANKMDLPAAAAHLSRLEEAARRWGLELVPISAATGEGLDRLLDRVEALLARAPASQPLPVAERKVYRAGPDPRRVEARREPDGTWTLHGPLVERWVAMTDFDNEEAVRWLLRRLERLGAEDVLRAAGARNGDTVRLGPMELLLGDATGSTDGEREGAPAGEPGGHRGDGGEGGSERGGRGETGHGPDR; this is encoded by the coding sequence GTGACGCCATTGCCCGACTTCGTCGACGAAGCGGAGATCTATGTCGAGGCCGGAACCGGCGGCAACGGGGCCGTCAGCTTCCGCCGGGAGAAGTATGTGCCGCGGGGCGGGCCCGACGGCGGGGACGGCGGCCGGGGCGGGGACGTGATCCTGGTGGTCGACCCGGCCCTGACCACCCTGGCCGACCTGCGCTACCGCCGCCACTACCGGGCCGGCCGCGGCGGCCACGGCGAGGGCGGCAACCGCCATGGCCGGCGCGGGGAGGACTGCTACGTGCCGGTTCCTCCCGGCACCGTGGTGCGGGACCGGGATACGGGCGCGATCCTGGCCGACCTGGCCGACCCCGACCAGCGGGTGGTGGTGGCCCGCGGCGGCCGCGGCGGCCGCGGCAACGCCCGCTTCGCCACGCCCCGGCGCAAGGCCCCGCGGCTGGCGGAGAAGGGCGAACCCGGCGAGCGACGGTGGCTCAAGCTGGAGCTGCGCCTCCTGGCCGACGTGGGCCTCGTCGGCTGGCCCAACGCCGGCAAGTCCAGCCTCCTGGCCCGCATCTCCGCCGCCCGGCCCAAGGTGGCGGCCTACCCCTTCACCACCCTGGCGCCCAACCTGGGCGTGGTGCAGCGCGGGCCCGGGCGCAGCTTCGTCGTCGCCGACATCCCCGGCTTGATCGAGGGCGCCCACCAGGGGGTGGGCCTCGGCCACGAGTTCCTCCGCCACGTGCAGCGCACGCGGGTCCTGGTGTACGTGGTCGACGCGGCGGCCACCGAAGGCCGCGACCCGCAGCAGGACCTGGCCACCCTGCGGGACGAACTGGAAGCCTATGAGGCCTCGCTGCTGGAGCGGCCCGGCGTCGTGGCGGCCAACAAGATGGACTTGCCCGCCGCGGCAGCGCACCTTTCGCGCCTGGAAGAGGCCGCTCGCCGCTGGGGACTCGAACTGGTGCCCATCTCCGCCGCCACGGGCGAGGGCCTGGACCGGCTGCTGGACCGGGTCGAAGCCCTGCTGGCCCGGGCGCCCGCTTCCCAGCCGCTCCCGGTGGCCGAGCGCAAGGTGTACCGCGCCGGCCCCGATCCGAGGCGGGTCGAGGCGCGGAGGGAGCCCGACGGCACCTGGACCCTCCACGGCCCCCTGGTCGAGCGGTGGGTGGCGATGACCGACTTCGACAATGAGGAGGCCGTGCGCTGGCTGCTGCGGCGCCTGGAGCGGCTGGGTGCGGAGGACGTCCTGCGCGCCGCCGGCGCCCGCAATGGCGACACGGTGCGGCTGGGGCCGATGGAACTGCTCCTGGGCGACGCGACGGGATCGACCGACGGGGAGCGGGAGGGAGCACCCGCCGGGGAACCTGGCGGGCACCGCGGCGACGGCGGCGAGGGCGGGAGCGAACGCGGCGGGCGCGGGGAAACGGGCCACGGGCCGGACCGATGA
- a CDS encoding Rne/Rng family ribonuclease, which produces MRKSILVTVEPDETRVAVLEDDRLVEIYHERPSNQRVAGNVYKGKVENVLPGMQAAFVNIGLERNAFLYVADAVPRGEDAEDDDLPDDLRHAAITDLLHPGQEIIVQIVKEPTGNKGARVTRHLTLPGRLLVLMPGVDYVGVSRRIHDEKERQRLKQLAQSLQPPGAGLIVRTAAEGRSEAELRGDVEYLTRLWADIQRRARRERAPVLLYRDLGLVFRVVRDMLTPEVDEVWIDDPTEYRRMLDLMAAFASPLRDRVHLYQNREAGLFEQYGINEEIERALKRRVWLKSGGYLVIDQTEALTAIDVNTGKFVGSKNLADTVFRTNMEAAAEIARQLRLRDIGGIIVIDFIDMEEPSHRQRVVQELERHLARDHTKATVLGITSLGLVEMTRKKGRRSLLEQLTRECPYCDGRGRVLSEESAARRVRREIKRILRHSASEAILVEVHPSVASLLIGAGGANLRELERETGRSVFIRGRDDVHLEAMNLVALGSREEVERQALPVHAGQRLELEVEERHATNEADGIARLEGYVIDIQGAGDRVGQRVVVEITRAYRTYARARVVS; this is translated from the coding sequence ATGCGCAAATCCATCCTGGTCACGGTGGAACCCGACGAGACGCGGGTCGCCGTGCTGGAGGACGATCGCCTGGTCGAGATCTACCACGAGCGGCCCTCCAACCAGCGGGTGGCGGGCAACGTCTACAAGGGCAAAGTCGAGAACGTGCTCCCCGGCATGCAGGCCGCGTTCGTCAACATCGGGCTGGAGCGCAACGCCTTCCTCTACGTCGCCGACGCGGTGCCCCGCGGGGAGGATGCCGAGGACGACGACCTGCCCGACGACCTCCGCCATGCCGCCATCACCGACCTCCTCCATCCCGGTCAGGAGATCATCGTCCAGATCGTCAAGGAGCCCACGGGCAACAAGGGCGCGCGGGTGACCCGCCACTTGACCCTGCCGGGCCGGCTGCTGGTGCTGATGCCCGGGGTCGACTACGTGGGCGTCTCCCGCCGCATCCACGACGAGAAGGAGCGCCAGCGGCTCAAGCAGCTGGCCCAGAGCCTGCAGCCGCCAGGCGCCGGCCTGATCGTCCGCACCGCCGCCGAGGGCCGAAGCGAGGCCGAGCTGCGGGGCGACGTGGAGTACCTGACCCGGCTGTGGGCCGACATCCAGCGCCGCGCCCGCCGCGAGCGGGCGCCGGTCCTGCTCTACCGCGACCTGGGCCTGGTCTTCCGGGTGGTCCGGGACATGCTGACGCCCGAGGTCGACGAGGTGTGGATCGACGACCCCACCGAGTACCGCCGGATGCTGGACCTCATGGCCGCCTTCGCCTCGCCGCTGCGCGACCGGGTGCACCTCTACCAGAACCGGGAGGCGGGCCTCTTCGAGCAATACGGCATCAACGAGGAGATCGAGCGCGCCCTCAAGCGGCGGGTGTGGCTGAAGAGTGGCGGCTACCTGGTGATCGACCAGACCGAGGCCCTGACCGCCATCGACGTCAACACCGGCAAGTTCGTCGGCTCCAAGAACCTGGCCGACACGGTCTTCCGGACCAACATGGAGGCGGCGGCGGAGATCGCCCGGCAGCTTCGCCTGCGCGACATCGGCGGCATCATCGTCATCGACTTCATCGACATGGAGGAACCGTCCCACCGCCAGCGGGTGGTCCAGGAACTGGAGCGCCACCTGGCCCGGGACCACACCAAGGCTACGGTGCTGGGGATCACCAGCCTGGGCCTGGTCGAGATGACGCGCAAGAAGGGTCGCCGTAGCCTGCTCGAACAGCTCACCCGGGAGTGCCCCTACTGCGACGGGCGCGGCCGGGTGCTCAGCGAGGAGAGCGCGGCGCGCCGGGTGCGGCGGGAGATCAAGCGCATCCTGCGCCATTCCGCCAGCGAGGCCATCCTGGTGGAGGTCCACCCGTCGGTGGCGTCGCTGCTCATCGGCGCGGGCGGCGCCAACCTGCGGGAGCTGGAGCGGGAGACGGGGCGCAGCGTGTTCATCCGCGGCCGCGACGACGTCCACCTGGAGGCCATGAACCTGGTGGCCCTGGGCAGCCGGGAGGAGGTGGAGCGCCAGGCGCTGCCCGTTCACGCCGGACAGCGCCTGGAACTGGAGGTGGAGGAGCGGCACGCCACCAACGAGGCCGACGGCATCGCGCGGCTGGAGGGGTACGTCATCGACATCCAGGGCGCCGGCGACCGGGTGGGCCAGCGGGTGGTGGTGGAGATCACCCGCGCCTATCGGACCTACGCCCGGGCGCGGGTGGTGTCCTGA
- a CDS encoding LCP family protein, producing the protein MPLVGPMKEESKRRRRKAGRVLLVVAAVLAAAGVVSAGWLGSTLYGFFSSVQQVPPDPQPQEQPGVVADRPINILVLGVDAGAGAGEPPAPQRSDTIMVVNVNPATGRVGLLSIPRDTRVEIPGRPEPEKIAHAHAYGQAEGGPGAGARRVAETVENFLGIQIDYFVEVDFDAFRALVDAVGGVEVCIDKPMHYTARSQNLRIDLQPGCQTLDGDKALQYVRYRQDGDIFRIQRQQQFLKALVDKVLSMQGVLKLPQLASTLGRQVTTDMPTSRMLGLVALLPKFDPSALEMGILPGRPGYLDGLSYWLVEPEEARREAMKILAGIDVEANAQVRLEVLNGNGRRGAASSAADLLRGYGFQVVTVGNAGRFDFQETTVLVRPGDTDVGERLRQVLDPAAASVRVETTADLPEGVDARIVVGQDFTGTATGSAAGSAATGAAPHTREG; encoded by the coding sequence ATGCCGCTGGTTGGGCCCATGAAAGAAGAGTCCAAGCGCCGGCGCCGCAAGGCCGGCCGGGTGCTGCTGGTGGTGGCGGCGGTGCTGGCGGCCGCCGGCGTCGTGTCCGCCGGGTGGCTGGGTTCGACCCTCTACGGGTTCTTCAGCAGCGTGCAGCAGGTCCCGCCGGATCCGCAGCCGCAAGAGCAGCCCGGCGTGGTGGCCGACCGGCCGATCAACATCCTGGTGCTCGGGGTGGATGCCGGGGCCGGTGCCGGTGAGCCCCCTGCGCCCCAGCGTTCGGATACCATCATGGTGGTCAACGTGAACCCCGCCACGGGCCGGGTGGGCCTGCTGTCCATCCCCCGTGACACCCGGGTGGAGATCCCCGGCCGGCCCGAGCCTGAGAAGATCGCCCACGCCCACGCCTACGGCCAGGCCGAGGGAGGGCCCGGGGCCGGCGCGCGGCGGGTCGCCGAGACCGTCGAGAACTTCCTGGGCATCCAGATCGACTACTTCGTCGAGGTCGACTTCGACGCCTTCCGGGCCCTGGTGGACGCCGTGGGCGGCGTCGAGGTCTGCATCGACAAGCCGATGCACTACACCGCCCGCAGCCAGAACCTGCGCATCGACCTGCAGCCCGGATGCCAGACGCTGGACGGCGACAAGGCGCTGCAGTACGTGCGGTACCGCCAGGACGGCGACATCTTCCGCATCCAGCGCCAGCAGCAGTTCCTCAAGGCGCTGGTGGACAAGGTGCTGAGCATGCAGGGCGTCCTGAAGCTGCCCCAGCTGGCCAGCACCCTGGGCCGCCAGGTGACGACGGACATGCCGACCAGCCGCATGCTGGGGCTGGTCGCCCTGCTGCCCAAGTTCGACCCGTCGGCGCTGGAGATGGGCATCCTGCCGGGGCGGCCGGGCTACCTGGACGGTTTGAGTTACTGGCTGGTCGAACCGGAGGAGGCCCGCCGCGAGGCGATGAAGATCCTGGCCGGCATCGACGTGGAGGCCAACGCCCAGGTGCGCCTGGAGGTGCTCAACGGCAACGGGCGCCGGGGTGCGGCCAGCAGCGCCGCCGACCTGCTGCGCGGATACGGTTTCCAGGTGGTCACCGTGGGCAATGCCGGCCGTTTCGACTTCCAGGAGACCACGGTGCTGGTCCGGCCCGGCGACACCGACGTGGGCGAGCGGCTGCGGCAGGTGCTGGATCCGGCCGCGGCCTCGGTCCGGGTCGAGACGACGGCGGACCTGCCCGAGGGCGTCGACGCGCGCATCGTCGTAGGGCAAGACTTTACCGGGACCGCTACCGGCAGCGCCGCCGGCAGTGCGGCCACGGGGGCGGCACCGCACACCAGGGAGGGATGA
- a CDS encoding Spo0B domain-containing protein gives MVARDEPAAGAARLVEVVRAWRHGAVNRLQVALGWLQLGRPERAAAALADWCRQLEWEGAALRHWPPEAAAFYLTWRARCEAAGLEVVWRPPGGPAGGPDPARGRAGAGGPAGRWNGPDAARLAAVLEAAREAARQVPGQRIWLQWDGPGASLVAGLEGNAGPEGEGPAAG, from the coding sequence ATGGTCGCGAGGGACGAACCGGCTGCCGGTGCCGCACGCCTGGTGGAGGTCGTCCGAGCCTGGCGCCACGGCGCCGTCAACCGGCTGCAGGTGGCCCTGGGCTGGCTGCAGTTGGGACGCCCCGAGCGGGCGGCGGCGGCCCTGGCGGATTGGTGCCGCCAGCTGGAGTGGGAAGGGGCGGCCCTGCGCCACTGGCCGCCTGAGGCGGCCGCGTTCTACCTGACCTGGCGCGCCCGGTGCGAGGCGGCGGGACTCGAGGTGGTCTGGCGGCCGCCGGGCGGTCCGGCCGGTGGCCCAGACCCCGCCCGCGGCCGTGCCGGCGCCGGCGGCCCGGCCGGGCGGTGGAACGGGCCCGACGCGGCCCGGCTGGCGGCCGTGCTGGAGGCGGCCCGGGAGGCGGCCCGCCAGGTGCCGGGGCAGCGCATCTGGCTGCAGTGGGACGGCCCGGGGGCCAGCCTGGTCGCCGGTCTGGAAGGGAACGCCGGGCCCGAGGGCGAAGGACCGGCCGCCGGCTAG
- the leuS gene encoding leucine--tRNA ligase, producing the protein MAVDDRYNFHAAEKKWRQRWAEEGLYHVEADPSRPKFYCLEMYPYPSGKLHMGHVRNYSIGDATARFLRMRGYNVLYPMGWDSFGLPAENAAIANQTHPAEWTYANIAAMREQMQRLGLSYDWRREIACSHPGYYKWTQWLFLLLYKRGLVERKKAPVNWCPRCATVLANEQVEDGACWRCGTPVEKRELEQWFFRITAYADRLLKDLDLLEGWPERVKVMQRNWIGRSEGMELDFPIAGRDEKLTVFTTRHDTVYGATFMVLAPDHPLTLELARGTEQEAAVRAFVERVTRLTVRDRAEALDAKEGVFTGAYAINPVTGERIPIWTANYVLMDYGTGAIQAVPAHDQRDFEFARKYGLPVRVVIQGEGVPADGDRLEEAYTGPGRMIHSGPYDGMDSREAYRRMAEDFERRGIGRRTVNYRLRDWLISRQRYWGAPIPIVYCDRCGIVPVPEDQLPVLLPDDVRFQVGASPLATSESFVRTTCPSCGGPARRETDTMDTFVDSSWYYYRYTSPRDEHQPFDREKVFYWLPVDQYIGGIEHAVLHLLYSRFITKVLYDEGLVPSPEPFRRLLTQGMVIKDGAKMSKSKGNVVSPEDILEEYGADATRLFILFAAPPERDLEWSEHGIEGASRFVQRVWRLVTGCAEAIRGAAGQVAAARDGAVAEAVGAVTAGYAAGAGGRGLAGAAGEDGNAATDVRGGTGPAGARPGAAAAGAGEIQPAMQGWGPEEQALWREVHRAIARVTTDIAERMQYNTAVAALMELVNAIYGYRDRVEPAAQRADLLAAALDRLLRMLAPFTPYLAEEAWELLGWRATRGSVHRQPWPAWDPAVLEAGTVEIVVQVNGKVRDRLQVPADLSEEELRQRALASPRVRDWLDGKTVARVITVPGRLVNVVVK; encoded by the coding sequence ATGGCCGTCGACGACCGGTACAACTTTCACGCCGCCGAGAAGAAGTGGCGGCAGCGTTGGGCGGAGGAGGGCCTCTACCACGTGGAGGCCGATCCGTCGCGGCCGAAGTTCTACTGCCTCGAGATGTACCCCTATCCGTCGGGCAAGCTCCACATGGGCCACGTGCGCAACTACTCCATCGGCGACGCCACGGCCCGGTTCCTCCGCATGCGCGGGTACAACGTCCTGTACCCCATGGGCTGGGACTCCTTCGGGCTACCGGCGGAGAACGCCGCCATCGCCAACCAGACCCACCCGGCGGAGTGGACCTACGCCAACATCGCCGCCATGCGCGAGCAGATGCAGCGCCTGGGCCTGAGCTACGACTGGCGGCGGGAGATCGCCTGCTCCCACCCCGGCTACTACAAGTGGACCCAGTGGCTGTTCCTCCTGCTGTACAAGCGGGGGCTGGTGGAGCGGAAGAAGGCGCCCGTCAACTGGTGCCCGCGCTGCGCCACGGTGCTGGCCAACGAGCAGGTGGAGGACGGCGCCTGCTGGCGCTGCGGCACGCCGGTGGAGAAGCGCGAGCTGGAACAGTGGTTCTTCCGCATCACCGCCTACGCCGACCGGCTGCTGAAAGACCTCGACCTTCTGGAGGGCTGGCCCGAGCGGGTCAAGGTGATGCAGCGCAACTGGATCGGCCGCAGCGAGGGCATGGAGCTGGACTTCCCCATCGCCGGCCGGGACGAGAAGCTGACGGTCTTCACCACGCGCCACGACACGGTCTACGGGGCCACCTTCATGGTGCTGGCCCCCGACCACCCGCTGACCCTGGAGCTGGCGCGGGGGACGGAACAGGAGGCGGCGGTGCGCGCCTTCGTCGAGCGGGTGACGCGGCTGACGGTGCGGGACAGGGCGGAGGCGCTGGACGCCAAGGAGGGCGTCTTCACCGGTGCCTATGCCATCAACCCGGTCACGGGCGAGCGCATCCCCATCTGGACGGCCAACTACGTGCTGATGGATTACGGCACGGGCGCCATTCAGGCCGTGCCCGCCCACGACCAGCGGGACTTCGAGTTCGCGCGCAAGTACGGGCTCCCCGTCCGGGTGGTGATCCAGGGCGAGGGGGTGCCGGCCGACGGCGACCGGCTGGAGGAGGCCTACACGGGGCCCGGGCGGATGATCCACTCCGGCCCCTACGACGGCATGGACAGCCGGGAAGCCTACCGGCGCATGGCCGAGGACTTCGAACGGCGCGGCATCGGCCGCCGCACCGTCAACTACCGGCTGCGGGACTGGCTGATCTCCCGCCAGCGGTACTGGGGGGCGCCCATCCCCATCGTCTACTGCGACCGCTGCGGCATCGTGCCGGTGCCCGAAGACCAGCTGCCGGTCCTCCTGCCCGATGACGTACGCTTCCAGGTGGGAGCCTCTCCGCTGGCCACGTCCGAGTCCTTCGTGCGCACCACCTGCCCGTCCTGCGGCGGGCCCGCGCGGCGCGAGACGGACACCATGGACACCTTCGTGGACTCGTCCTGGTACTACTACCGCTACACCTCGCCCCGGGACGAGCATCAGCCCTTCGACCGGGAAAAGGTGTTCTACTGGCTGCCGGTGGACCAGTACATCGGCGGGATCGAGCACGCCGTCCTGCACCTGCTCTACTCCCGGTTCATCACCAAGGTGCTCTACGACGAGGGCCTGGTGCCCAGCCCCGAGCCGTTCCGGCGCCTGCTGACCCAGGGCATGGTGATCAAGGACGGCGCCAAGATGTCCAAGTCGAAGGGCAACGTGGTGAGCCCCGAGGACATCCTGGAGGAGTACGGCGCCGACGCCACCCGCCTGTTCATCCTGTTCGCGGCGCCGCCCGAGCGCGACCTGGAGTGGTCGGAGCACGGCATCGAAGGCGCCAGCCGGTTCGTCCAGCGGGTCTGGCGGCTGGTGACCGGGTGCGCCGAGGCCATCCGGGGCGCGGCGGGCCAGGTGGCGGCGGCCCGGGACGGCGCCGTGGCGGAGGCCGTGGGGGCCGTGACGGCCGGGTACGCTGCAGGGGCCGGCGGGCGTGGGCTGGCAGGCGCCGCCGGTGAGGACGGGAACGCGGCCACGGACGTCCGGGGCGGCACGGGCCCGGCGGGGGCGCGGCCGGGTGCCGCGGCGGCCGGGGCGGGGGAGATCCAGCCGGCCATGCAGGGATGGGGTCCGGAAGAACAGGCCCTCTGGCGCGAGGTGCACCGCGCCATCGCCCGGGTGACGACGGACATCGCCGAGCGCATGCAGTACAACACGGCGGTGGCCGCCCTGATGGAGCTGGTCAACGCCATCTACGGCTACCGCGACCGGGTGGAACCGGCCGCCCAGCGGGCCGACCTGCTGGCGGCGGCCCTGGACCGGCTGCTGCGCATGCTGGCGCCCTTCACGCCTTACCTGGCCGAGGAAGCGTGGGAGCTGCTGGGCTGGCGCGCCACCAGGGGCAGCGTCCACCGGCAGCCCTGGCCGGCGTGGGACCCGGCCGTGCTGGAAGCAGGCACGGTGGAGATCGTGGTCCAGGTCAACGGCAAGGTACGGGACCGGTTGCAGGTCCCGGCGGACCTCAGCGAAGAGGAACTGCGCCAGCGGGCCCTGGCCAGCCCGCGGGTCCGGGACTGGCTCGACGGGAAGACCGTGGCCCGCGTGATCACGGTGCCGGGACGACTGGTCAACGTGGTGGTGAAATGA
- a CDS encoding ribosomal-processing cysteine protease Prp: protein MIRAVFYRDGQGAITRFEITGHAGFADRGEDIVCAAVSALSQAAILGLEEVLHLVPDVELDEEGRLVCQLPAAVPPDVHRAAQAILETARVGIQAIASDYDDYVRVEERNAGGR, encoded by the coding sequence GTGATCCGGGCCGTGTTCTACCGCGACGGACAGGGCGCCATCACCCGGTTTGAGATCACCGGCCACGCCGGGTTCGCCGACCGCGGCGAGGACATCGTCTGCGCTGCCGTGTCGGCCCTGAGCCAGGCGGCCATCCTGGGCCTCGAAGAGGTCCTGCACCTGGTGCCCGACGTGGAGCTGGACGAGGAGGGCCGGCTGGTCTGCCAACTGCCGGCGGCGGTGCCGCCCGACGTCCACCGGGCCGCCCAGGCCATCCTGGAGACGGCGCGCGTCGGCATCCAGGCCATCGCCAGCGACTACGACGACTACGTGCGCGTGGAGGAGCGCAATGCCGGAGGGAGGTGA
- the nadD gene encoding nicotinate-nucleotide adenylyltransferase produces the protein MARGLEEWLAPRRDGRPLQLGVLGGTFDPIHIGHLVAAEAARTHFRLDRVLFVPAGRPPHKDPAAVSDAEHRYRMTVLATAGNPYFYTTRLELDREGPSYTIDTLRQLSAMAGPEATVYFIAGADSVVTLPSWRGGLGLLDACQLIVVTRPGLPGEALQRFLDSLPAARRARVHLLPIPEIGISSTDLRERVAAGRSIRYLVPAAVEDYVHKYGLYRPRGAGAGSERAGEAAALRRAGTSGAPEGAGEAAGAPGAGPGSAAGAAGGGAGRA, from the coding sequence GTGGCCAGAGGGCTTGAGGAGTGGCTGGCGCCCCGGCGGGACGGCCGGCCGCTGCAACTGGGCGTGCTCGGAGGGACCTTCGACCCGATCCACATCGGGCATCTGGTGGCGGCGGAAGCCGCCCGGACCCACTTTCGCCTGGACCGGGTGCTGTTCGTCCCCGCCGGCCGGCCGCCCCACAAGGATCCCGCGGCGGTCAGCGACGCCGAGCACCGCTACCGGATGACGGTGCTGGCCACTGCCGGCAACCCCTACTTCTACACCACCCGCCTGGAACTGGACCGGGAAGGCCCCTCGTACACCATCGACACCCTGCGCCAGCTCTCCGCCATGGCCGGGCCGGAGGCCACGGTCTACTTCATCGCCGGCGCCGATTCGGTGGTCACCCTGCCGTCGTGGCGGGGCGGCCTGGGCCTGCTGGATGCCTGCCAGCTGATCGTCGTCACCCGCCCCGGATTGCCCGGTGAGGCCTTGCAGCGGTTCCTCGACAGCCTGCCTGCGGCCCGGCGGGCCAGGGTCCACCTCCTCCCCATCCCCGAGATCGGCATCTCCTCCACGGATTTGCGGGAGCGGGTGGCGGCAGGCCGCTCGATCCGCTACCTGGTCCCGGCGGCGGTGGAGGACTACGTGCACAAGTACGGGCTGTACCGGCCGCGCGGGGCCGGAGCCGGCAGCGAGCGGGCCGGCGAGGCGGCCGCCCTCCGGCGGGCGGGCACCTCCGGCGCCCCCGAGGGGGCGGGGGAGGCCGCCGGTGCCCCCGGGGCAGGTCCAGGCAGCGCCGCCGGTGCGGCCGGGGGAGGCGCGGGGCGGGCATGA
- the rsfS gene encoding ribosome silencing factor, producing the protein MTSREKALAIARAAEAKKAADVVILDMEGLTLIADYFVICHGQNPIHVRAIADGVEEDLAEQGQMPSHREGYDAARWVLLDFDDVVLHVFLAAEREYYALERLWGDARRLELESLPGS; encoded by the coding sequence TTGACCAGCCGGGAGAAGGCGCTGGCCATCGCGCGGGCGGCCGAGGCGAAGAAGGCGGCGGATGTCGTGATCCTCGACATGGAGGGCCTCACCCTGATCGCCGACTACTTCGTCATCTGTCACGGGCAGAATCCCATCCACGTGCGCGCCATCGCCGACGGCGTGGAGGAAGACCTGGCGGAGCAGGGCCAGATGCCGAGCCACCGCGAGGGATACGACGCGGCCCGGTGGGTACTGCTGGACTTCGACGACGTGGTGCTGCACGTCTTCCTGGCGGCGGAGCGCGAGTATTACGCTCTGGAGCGGCTCTGGGGCGATGCCCGGCGGCTGGAGCTGGAGTCCCTGCCGGGCTCGTGA
- the rplU gene encoding 50S ribosomal protein L21 — translation MYAIIETGGKQYRVQEGDVLILEKLPAAENDTVVFDRVLAVKQGDDFRIGTPVVEGARVTGHVLGHGRSRKIIVFKYRPKVNYRRKRGHRQPFTRVKIDRIEA, via the coding sequence ATGTACGCCATCATCGAGACGGGCGGCAAGCAGTACCGGGTGCAGGAGGGCGACGTCCTGATCCTGGAGAAGCTGCCGGCGGCCGAGAACGACACGGTGGTGTTCGACCGGGTCCTGGCCGTCAAGCAGGGCGACGACTTCCGCATCGGCACGCCGGTGGTCGAGGGTGCACGGGTCACGGGCCACGTGCTGGGCCACGGCCGCAGCCGCAAGATCATCGTGTTCAAATACCGGCCCAAGGTGAACTACCGGCGCAAGCGGGGTCATCGCCAGCCCTTCACCCGGGTGAAGATCGACCGCATCGAGGCGTGA
- the rpmA gene encoding 50S ribosomal protein L27: MRRIHLQLFAHKKGGGSTRNGRDSNPKYLGVKRYEGQVVRAGTILVRQRGTKFHPGKHVGRGGDDTLFALIDGVVTFGTRGGRRVVNVMPLPADKTVQIAAD, from the coding sequence ATGCGCCGGATCCACCTGCAGCTCTTTGCTCACAAGAAGGGCGGCGGCAGCACCCGCAACGGCCGCGACAGCAACCCCAAGTACCTGGGCGTCAAGCGGTACGAGGGGCAGGTGGTGCGGGCCGGCACCATCCTGGTGCGGCAGCGCGGGACCAAGTTCCACCCCGGCAAGCACGTGGGCCGGGGCGGTGACGACACCCTGTTCGCCCTGATCGACGGCGTGGTGACGTTCGGCACCCGCGGCGGCCGCCGGGTGGTCAACGTGATGCCCCTCCCGGCGGACAAGACCGTCCAGATCGCGGCCGACTGA
- the yqeK gene encoding bis(5'-nucleosyl)-tetraphosphatase (symmetrical) YqeK has translation MTGHALRDAGSADLERARQAAEAVLSPARFQHVARVVETARDLAFRHGVDPLRVELAAWLHDLARERSPEALLAAARQAGWEPDAAERADPILLHGPVAAWEAARRGLARDPEVLEAIRWHTTARPGLGPVGCLVFLADKLEPARRYPGVDELRRLAARDVDAAMAAVLDDLIRYCLRNGFWLPAATVAARNHWRQRRPLQGDAAGAGTGAPAPKS, from the coding sequence ATGACCGGGCACGCGCTGCGCGACGCCGGTTCCGCCGATCTGGAACGGGCCCGCCAGGCCGCAGAGGCGGTCCTGAGCCCCGCCCGGTTCCAGCACGTGGCCCGGGTGGTGGAGACGGCTCGGGACCTGGCCTTCCGTCACGGTGTCGACCCGCTGCGGGTGGAACTGGCCGCCTGGCTGCACGACCTGGCCCGGGAGCGGTCCCCGGAAGCGCTGCTGGCTGCCGCCCGGCAGGCGGGGTGGGAGCCCGACGCGGCCGAGCGGGCCGATCCCATCCTGCTGCACGGGCCCGTGGCCGCCTGGGAAGCGGCCCGGCGCGGTCTGGCCCGGGACCCGGAGGTCCTGGAGGCGATCCGCTGGCATACCACGGCCCGGCCCGGCCTGGGACCCGTGGGGTGTCTGGTCTTCCTGGCCGACAAGCTGGAGCCCGCCCGCCGCTATCCGGGCGTCGACGAACTGCGCCGCCTGGCGGCTCGCGACGTGGATGCCGCCATGGCGGCCGTCCTGGACGACCTGATCCGCTATTGCCTGCGCAACGGGTTCTGGTTGCCGGCGGCGACGGTGGCGGCCCGCAACCACTGGCGGCAGAGGCGCCCGCTGCAGGGGGATGCCGCGGGTGCGGGAACCGGCGCACCGGCACCGAAGTCCTAA